A window of the Choloepus didactylus isolate mChoDid1 chromosome 11, mChoDid1.pri, whole genome shotgun sequence genome harbors these coding sequences:
- the FST gene encoding follistatin isoform X1, producing the protein MVRPRHQPGGLCLLLLLLCQFMEDRSAQAGNCWLRQAKNGRCQVLYKTELSKEECCNTGRLSTSWTEEDVNDNTLFKWMIFNGGAPNCIPCKETCENVDCGPGKKCRMNKKNKPRCICAPDCSNITWKGPVCGMDGKTYRNECALLKARCKEQPELEVQYQGKCRKTCRDVFCPGSSTCVVDQTNNAYCVTCNRICPEPASSEQYLCGNDGVTYSSACHLRKATCLLGRSIGLAYEGKCIKAKSCEDIHCTGGKKCLWDFKVGRGRCALCDELCPESKSDEPVCASDNATYASECAMKEAACSSGVLLEVKHTGSCNSISEDTDEEEEDEDQDYSFPISSILEW; encoded by the exons ATGGTGCGTCCGAGGCACCAGCCCGGCGGACTctgcctcctgctgctgctgctctgccAGTTCATGGAGGACCGTAGCGCCCAGG CTGGGAATTGCTGGCTCCGCCAGGCGAAAAACGGCCGCTGCCAGGTCCTGTACAAGACAGAACTGAGCAAGGAAGAGTGCTGCAACACTGGCCGCCTGAGCACCTCGTGGACTGAGGAGGATGTGAATGACAACACGCTCTTCAAGTGGATGATTTTCAACGGCGGCGCCCCCAACTGCATCCCTTGTAAAG AAACGTGCGAGAACGTAGACTGTGGACCCGGAAAAAAATGCCGAATGAACAAGAAGAATAAACCTCGCTGCATCTGCGCCCCGGATTGTTCTAACATCACCTGGAAGGGTCCAGTCTGTGGGATGGACGGGAAAACCTACCGCAACGAATGTGCGCTTCTCAAGGCCAGATGTAAAGAGCAGCCGGAACTGGAAGTCCAGTATCAGGGCAAATGTAGAA AGACCTGTCGGGATGTTTTCTGTCCAGGCAGCTCCACGTGTGTGGTGGACCAGACCAATAATGCCTACTGTGTGACATGTAATCGGATTTGCCCAGAGCCTGCCTCCTCTGAGCAGTATCTCTGTGGGAATGATGGAGTGACCTACTCGAGTGCCTGCCACCTGAGAAAGGCTACCTGCCTGCTGGGCAGATCGATTGGATTAGCCTACGAGGGAAAGTGTATCA AAGCAAAGTCCTGTGAAGACATCCATTGCACTGGTGGAAAAAAATGCTTATGGGATTTCAAAGTTGGCAGAGGCCGGTGTGCCCTCTGTGATGAGCTGTGCCCTGAGAGTAAGTCTGATGAGCCTGTCTGTGCCAGTGATAATGCTACTTATGCCAGTGAGTGTGCCATGAAGGAGGCTGCCTGTTCCTCGGGTGTGCTGCTGGAAGTAAAGCACACCGGATCTTGCAACT CCATTTCGGAAGACACCGAcgaagaggaagaagatgaagaCCAGGACTACAGCTTTCCTATATCTTCCATTCTAGAGTGGTAA
- the FST gene encoding follistatin isoform X2, with translation MVRPRHQPGGLCLLLLLLCQFMEDRSAQAGNCWLRQAKNGRCQVLYKTELSKEECCNTGRLSTSWTEEDVNDNTLFKWMIFNGGAPNCIPCKETCENVDCGPGKKCRMNKKNKPRCICAPDCSNITWKGPVCGMDGKTYRNECALLKARCKEQPELEVQYQGKCRKTCRDVFCPGSSTCVVDQTNNAYCVTCNRICPEPASSEQYLCGNDGVTYSSACHLRKATCLLGRSIGLAYEGKCIKAKSCEDIHCTGGKKCLWDFKVGRGRCALCDELCPESKSDEPVCASDNATYASECAMKEAACSSGVLLEVKHTGSCN, from the exons ATGGTGCGTCCGAGGCACCAGCCCGGCGGACTctgcctcctgctgctgctgctctgccAGTTCATGGAGGACCGTAGCGCCCAGG CTGGGAATTGCTGGCTCCGCCAGGCGAAAAACGGCCGCTGCCAGGTCCTGTACAAGACAGAACTGAGCAAGGAAGAGTGCTGCAACACTGGCCGCCTGAGCACCTCGTGGACTGAGGAGGATGTGAATGACAACACGCTCTTCAAGTGGATGATTTTCAACGGCGGCGCCCCCAACTGCATCCCTTGTAAAG AAACGTGCGAGAACGTAGACTGTGGACCCGGAAAAAAATGCCGAATGAACAAGAAGAATAAACCTCGCTGCATCTGCGCCCCGGATTGTTCTAACATCACCTGGAAGGGTCCAGTCTGTGGGATGGACGGGAAAACCTACCGCAACGAATGTGCGCTTCTCAAGGCCAGATGTAAAGAGCAGCCGGAACTGGAAGTCCAGTATCAGGGCAAATGTAGAA AGACCTGTCGGGATGTTTTCTGTCCAGGCAGCTCCACGTGTGTGGTGGACCAGACCAATAATGCCTACTGTGTGACATGTAATCGGATTTGCCCAGAGCCTGCCTCCTCTGAGCAGTATCTCTGTGGGAATGATGGAGTGACCTACTCGAGTGCCTGCCACCTGAGAAAGGCTACCTGCCTGCTGGGCAGATCGATTGGATTAGCCTACGAGGGAAAGTGTATCA AAGCAAAGTCCTGTGAAGACATCCATTGCACTGGTGGAAAAAAATGCTTATGGGATTTCAAAGTTGGCAGAGGCCGGTGTGCCCTCTGTGATGAGCTGTGCCCTGAGAGTAAGTCTGATGAGCCTGTCTGTGCCAGTGATAATGCTACTTATGCCAGTGAGTGTGCCATGAAGGAGGCTGCCTGTTCCTCGGGTGTGCTGCTGGAAGTAAAGCACACCGGATCTTGCAACT GA